The Armatimonadota bacterium genome has a segment encoding these proteins:
- a CDS encoding PqqD family protein, producing the protein MAARHLPFLKLRPPIADRAAALSLRPGRNSRIEWEQLDTGEVVLRIPVKEAGTRRTRFVRSLFHLPGEKRVELDEVGAFVWQLCDGANTVEQIVQQTGRQYKMNRREAEVSVPTFLQMLHERNFIAFYKKTGKVRR; encoded by the coding sequence ATGGCAGCGCGACATCTGCCATTCCTCAAGCTCCGACCGCCAATAGCTGATCGCGCGGCGGCGCTGTCACTCAGGCCGGGCCGAAATTCGCGCATCGAGTGGGAGCAGTTGGATACCGGTGAAGTCGTTCTTCGGATACCGGTCAAGGAGGCCGGAACGCGGCGGACCCGCTTCGTTCGGAGCCTGTTTCACCTCCCGGGCGAAAAGAGGGTGGAACTGGATGAGGTGGGAGCCTTTGTGTGGCAGCTTTGCGATGGTGCGAACACTGTGGAACAGATCGTCCAGCAAACCGGGCGCCAGTACAAGATGAACCGCCGCGAGGCCGAGGTTTCGGTGCCCACATTTTTGCAGATGCTGCACGAGCGCAACTTTATCGCCTTTTACAAGAAGACGGGTAAGGTCAGGAGATGA
- a CDS encoding FtsX-like permease family protein: protein MSAPSQGTVALRSEVQRQIQLPLYKAWQISLKSIRMRFARSVITAMGILLGIAFYSSVRTSGLFPNHGTSAEALAAAHRQEWLAVMALLVCFVGIINSMLMSVTERFKEIGTMKCLGALDSFIVRLVIIEAALMGFIASVLGWFAGWAIIILVHLIGTGFSIFTVALLRNSLREALITTALGSIITLVAAVPPAMRAAQMPPAAALRTEV, encoded by the coding sequence ATGAGTGCGCCATCGCAAGGAACCGTGGCTCTGCGCAGCGAGGTCCAGCGCCAGATCCAGCTGCCGCTCTACAAGGCGTGGCAGATCAGCCTGAAGAGTATCCGAATGCGTTTTGCACGATCGGTGATTACCGCAATGGGCATTCTGCTGGGCATCGCCTTCTACAGCTCCGTCCGCACATCGGGCCTCTTCCCAAACCACGGAACCAGCGCCGAAGCGTTGGCTGCAGCGCACCGGCAGGAGTGGCTCGCGGTGATGGCGCTCCTGGTCTGTTTCGTCGGCATTATCAACTCGATGCTCATGTCGGTTACGGAGCGGTTCAAGGAGATCGGCACGATGAAATGCCTGGGAGCGCTCGACAGCTTCATTGTGCGCCTCGTGATTATCGAAGCCGCACTTATGGGCTTCATCGCCTCCGTCTTGGGCTGGTTTGCGGGTTGGGCCATTATCATTCTGGTACATCTAATTGGTACCGGCTTCTCCATTTTCACCGTAGCGCTGCTCCGCAACTCGTTGCGCGAGGCCTTGATAACAACTGCGCTCGGCTCTATCATTACGCTGGTGGCCGCTGTGCCGCCCGCGATGCGCGCAGCGCAGATGCCGCCGGCGGCTGCGCTTCGAACAGAAGTTTGA
- a CDS encoding ABC transporter ATP-binding protein yields MTSHEYVVRTKGLVKEFTMGDQTLRALNGVDLDIYRGEYISIMGPSGSGKSTLFNAIGGLDKPSEGSVFINDVDMAQLDARELAYLRCHTIGYIFQTFNLITVMTALENVTLPTVFAGMSTDDGVERGIELLNIVGLGHRLHHRPSELSGGQQQRVAIARALANRPSIVLADEPTGNLDLKTGKEIIELLRQLNREQGVTIISATHDLKMVDVSDRIVWIRDGRIDRIEERADVDLDKMHEMEGEVAHA; encoded by the coding sequence ATGACATCTCACGAATACGTAGTTCGTACCAAAGGGCTGGTGAAGGAGTTCACCATGGGCGATCAAACGCTTCGAGCCCTTAATGGCGTCGATCTTGATATCTACCGTGGCGAGTACATCTCCATCATGGGTCCTTCCGGCAGCGGAAAGTCGACGCTCTTCAACGCGATCGGCGGCCTCGATAAGCCCAGCGAAGGCTCTGTGTTTATCAACGACGTGGATATGGCCCAACTCGATGCCCGCGAACTCGCTTATCTGCGCTGCCACACCATTGGATACATCTTCCAGACGTTCAACCTGATCACCGTTATGACGGCCCTCGAGAATGTAACGCTGCCAACCGTCTTTGCCGGCATGTCTACCGATGACGGTGTGGAGCGCGGGATCGAACTGCTGAACATTGTCGGCCTGGGCCACAGGCTGCACCATCGACCAAGCGAGCTTTCGGGCGGCCAGCAGCAGCGGGTTGCGATAGCGAGGGCATTAGCAAACCGCCCGTCGATTGTGTTGGCGGATGAACCCACTGGGAACCTGGATCTCAAGACCGGAAAGGAGATCATCGAGCTTCTCCGGCAGTTGAACCGCGAACAGGGTGTCACCATCATATCCGCCACTCACGACTTGAAGATGGTGGATGTAAGCGACCGTATCGTGTGGATTCGGGACGGCAGGATCGACCGGATCGAAGAGCGGGCCGACGTGGACCTGGACAAGATGCATGAGATGGAGGGCGAGGTAGCGCACGCCTGA
- a CDS encoding stage II sporulation protein M yields MKDRDYAAARYQDWRRLAGIVERAGANRRVLPEDRLALPKLVRHAAADLARLRRSPYDAEAIAWLNVVVGRGRALMQAPGRLRSTVRAIANFYLVEFPAAAQREFKLFALAFLTTAIGVVYAYGVCVHNAHALNVMIPPMFQSSAKAWKSGHVTAQSNAAFSGFLMTHNLTVDLIAGCGGVFGGVPTLGAVFANGATMGAFAALMTRAHAHATFWPGILPHGIAELTALMLCAAGGLVLGRAVLLPKMPSRAESLRLAAPTAMTLMLGTLPLTLFAGLVEGMLSHVNLSHAVRYTFAAINGTLWYLYLFVPRRAGVPAGTEPPPAA; encoded by the coding sequence ATGAAGGATCGAGATTACGCTGCCGCGCGTTATCAGGATTGGCGCCGCCTTGCCGGCATCGTTGAGCGCGCCGGCGCCAACCGGCGCGTGCTGCCTGAGGATCGGTTGGCGCTGCCCAAACTCGTCCGGCACGCCGCGGCCGATCTGGCTCGACTGCGTCGTTCGCCGTACGATGCGGAAGCAATCGCATGGTTGAACGTAGTGGTTGGCCGTGGTCGCGCGCTGATGCAGGCGCCGGGCCGGCTACGCAGCACCGTTCGCGCCATTGCCAACTTCTACCTGGTGGAGTTTCCCGCTGCGGCGCAGCGTGAATTCAAGTTGTTTGCCTTGGCCTTTCTAACCACTGCCATCGGTGTGGTGTACGCGTACGGCGTCTGCGTGCATAATGCGCACGCACTGAACGTCATGATTCCGCCGATGTTTCAAAGCTCGGCCAAAGCCTGGAAGAGCGGACATGTGACCGCTCAGTCCAATGCCGCGTTCTCGGGCTTCTTGATGACCCATAATCTGACGGTGGATCTTATCGCCGGCTGCGGCGGCGTGTTTGGCGGCGTGCCAACGCTTGGCGCGGTCTTCGCCAATGGTGCGACGATGGGTGCATTTGCGGCACTGATGACCCGCGCACACGCACATGCAACCTTCTGGCCGGGCATCCTGCCACACGGCATCGCGGAGCTTACGGCGCTGATGCTATGTGCAGCCGGCGGCCTGGTGCTAGGCCGGGCGGTACTATTGCCGAAAATGCCGTCACGCGCCGAATCGCTGCGGCTGGCGGCGCCGACGGCGATGACGCTCATGCTGGGAACGCTACCCCTGACGCTTTTTGCCGGCCTCGTGGAAGGCATGCTCTCGCATGTGAATCTATCCCACGCGGTGCGGTACACTTTTGCGGCCATCAACGGCACGCTCTGGTACCTTTACCTCTTCGTGCCACGCCGGGCCGGAGTGCCTGCCGGAACGGAACCGCCTCCCGCTGCGTAG
- the mrdA gene encoding penicillin-binding protein 2, protein MIESPDQLPDLRRLIAMCAVIAVVVFAIIARLWYLQIVLGSSLASASDSQRTRLIRRTAARGIIEDRAGNILATSKPRYVVSLLPNEVHANSLVLPRIAALIGVPVSDIVQKIAQNRTTPFDPVPIAVGVDMHVITRVEEQKLDLPGVLITRDPIRYYPQGALCAHIIGLTRPISAARLAELRPKGYRGGDYVGLTGLEESYESDLRGTSGGLVVAVDANGRLQRDLGETPSAAGHTLVLNLDLNLQKAAEQGLNTALQEGHPGAAVALDCSTGGVLAMVSTPSFDPNTYGHDYSQLLANPQHPLINRATDSHYPPGSTFKLVTAAAGFASGTTSPSTGDYCSGSITVGKRVFHCDKRSGHGALAFVKALGVSCDVYFWHVAMRAGTAALLDAAHRYGLAQPTGIDLPASVDDRGNVPSPDWKRKHKLGPWLPGDLLNMAIGQGYVGVTPLQLADYTAAVANGGSLMVPHLVSEVLDDSSGTARVVRTLSPAVRSHLGLTPDQRDAIVSGMIECLGKGGTAENCGISGLTWAGKTGSAQVFIHGRKATTSVFVCFAPAWQPRIAIAVLVEGGGYGADTAAPIARQMVAEYLHIKLHHQVAIGPRPGH, encoded by the coding sequence ATGATTGAGTCGCCCGACCAGCTCCCCGATTTGCGGCGGTTGATCGCGATGTGCGCTGTCATCGCTGTAGTCGTATTCGCTATAATAGCCCGTTTGTGGTACCTCCAGATTGTTCTTGGCAGTTCACTCGCAAGCGCTTCGGATTCTCAGCGGACACGGCTCATACGCCGAACTGCCGCACGCGGCATCATCGAAGATCGCGCCGGCAATATTCTAGCCACCAGCAAACCACGCTATGTTGTATCTCTCCTGCCGAACGAGGTCCATGCCAACAGCCTGGTGTTGCCGCGTATCGCCGCTCTGATCGGCGTACCTGTCAGCGACATCGTTCAAAAGATTGCGCAGAACCGTACGACGCCGTTTGACCCGGTGCCTATTGCTGTTGGCGTGGACATGCACGTAATTACGCGTGTGGAAGAGCAGAAGCTCGACCTGCCGGGTGTGCTCATCACGCGCGATCCCATCCGGTACTATCCGCAGGGAGCTCTCTGCGCACACATTATTGGCCTTACGCGGCCGATCTCGGCAGCGCGGTTAGCGGAACTTCGGCCAAAGGGTTACCGCGGTGGAGACTATGTTGGGCTTACCGGCCTCGAAGAGAGCTACGAGTCGGATTTGCGCGGAACCAGCGGCGGCCTGGTGGTTGCTGTAGATGCAAATGGTCGCCTACAGCGAGATCTCGGCGAAACGCCTTCCGCGGCAGGGCACACGCTGGTGCTGAACCTGGACCTCAACCTGCAAAAGGCCGCCGAGCAGGGCTTGAACACGGCTCTACAGGAGGGTCATCCCGGCGCCGCCGTGGCGCTGGACTGTAGTACCGGCGGTGTGTTGGCAATGGTGAGCACGCCGTCGTTCGATCCGAACACCTACGGGCACGATTACTCGCAACTCCTCGCGAATCCCCAGCATCCGCTTATTAACCGCGCCACCGATAGTCACTATCCGCCGGGCTCAACCTTCAAGCTGGTGACGGCTGCTGCCGGATTCGCTTCGGGCACCACGTCGCCATCTACCGGAGATTACTGCAGTGGCTCCATCACGGTGGGAAAGCGCGTGTTTCACTGCGACAAACGCAGCGGTCACGGCGCCCTGGCCTTCGTCAAGGCACTGGGTGTTTCGTGCGACGTCTACTTCTGGCACGTGGCGATGCGCGCCGGCACTGCCGCACTTTTAGACGCTGCACACCGGTACGGGCTGGCGCAGCCCACCGGTATCGACTTGCCCGCCAGTGTGGATGACCGCGGTAATGTGCCGTCGCCAGATTGGAAAAGAAAACACAAGCTAGGTCCCTGGCTCCCGGGCGACCTCCTCAATATGGCGATTGGCCAGGGATACGTGGGCGTAACGCCGCTCCAGTTGGCCGACTACACAGCTGCAGTAGCCAATGGTGGAAGCCTGATGGTGCCACACCTGGTATCGGAGGTGTTGGATGACAGTTCCGGCACGGCCAGGGTGGTACGCACCTTGAGCCCGGCCGTCCGGTCGCACCTGGGCCTCACGCCGGATCAGCGCGACGCCATCGTTTCGGGCATGATCGAATGCCTCGGGAAGGGCGGTACCGCAGAAAACTGCGGCATATCCGGCCTGACCTGGGCCGGCAAAACCGGCAGCGCGCAGGTGTTTATTCACGGGAGAAAGGCCACCACTTCCGTGTTCGTCTGCTTTGCGCCGGCATGGCAGCCTCGCATTGCCATAGCAGTGCTGGTAGAAGGCGGCGGCTACGGCGCCGATACAGCCGCGCCAATTGCCCGGCAGATGGTGGCTGAGTATCTCCACATCAAACTGCACCACCAGGTGGCCATTGGGCCACGACCCGGCCACTGA
- the recN gene encoding DNA repair protein RecN, which produces MLASLSIRQFAIIERLDVEFGPGLSVLTGETGAGKSIVIDALGLVLGEKADSAAVRDGADRATVDAVFDLSRAPATRAALLEMGFDLDEGTLLVSREVTTAGKSTARIAGRPVTNAQLREAGAVLVDLHGQHEHQSLLKTSAQLAFLDEWIGDAAQALKSQTSAIWRERAEAIAELERVAAAASARGSNLELARFQASEIREAGFTTTEAEALERDRERAVHAHRLAELAGTALMALSGDEQTPGCADTAALAAQALDAMMPLDASVSSLTDSVRAAQIALVEARHELVSYHERLEMDPERIAQIEARFDQLQQLRRKYGATVEDILAYAEAAEAQLSGAEDQTARMAELERRVEELNALMAEQCTHLSRVRSEGARRFEAAVMEELMGLSMAGVRFQAELHPSSPGANGADTVEFLISANPGEPARPLVRIASGGEISRVMLGIKCALARNEPMPSMVFDEVDAGIGGQTANAVAHRLSSLAESAQILCITHLAQIASRAGHHFAIVKTESGGRITTSLNPLDGEDRVVEIARMIGGAEQSAAALMHAREMLRTPSRSDDHTGMKGPA; this is translated from the coding sequence ATGCTTGCATCCCTCAGCATACGGCAGTTCGCCATCATTGAACGGTTGGACGTTGAGTTTGGACCTGGTTTGTCGGTTCTTACGGGTGAAACCGGTGCGGGCAAGTCCATAGTTATCGACGCCCTAGGACTTGTTTTGGGTGAAAAAGCCGACTCGGCGGCAGTGAGGGATGGCGCCGACCGCGCCACCGTTGATGCCGTATTCGATCTTTCCCGTGCACCTGCCACGCGCGCAGCGCTGCTGGAAATGGGATTCGACTTGGATGAGGGTACGCTTCTGGTCTCGCGCGAAGTCACCACAGCCGGCAAGTCTACCGCGCGGATCGCCGGCCGGCCCGTGACCAATGCTCAGCTGCGTGAGGCCGGCGCCGTCCTCGTGGACCTTCACGGGCAGCACGAGCATCAGTCGCTGCTCAAAACCTCCGCCCAGCTTGCTTTCCTCGATGAGTGGATCGGCGACGCCGCTCAGGCGTTGAAATCGCAAACTTCCGCCATCTGGAGAGAGCGCGCGGAGGCAATCGCCGAGCTGGAACGTGTGGCCGCCGCCGCCAGCGCTCGCGGCAGTAACCTCGAGCTGGCGCGCTTCCAGGCAAGCGAGATTCGCGAGGCAGGATTCACGACGACGGAGGCGGAAGCGCTCGAGCGCGATCGGGAGCGGGCTGTGCACGCTCACCGTCTCGCCGAGCTTGCCGGCACCGCGTTGATGGCGCTCTCCGGCGACGAGCAGACGCCCGGTTGTGCGGATACTGCGGCCCTCGCAGCGCAGGCGCTGGACGCCATGATGCCGCTCGACGCCTCGGTCAGTTCATTGACGGACTCGGTCCGGGCAGCCCAGATTGCGCTTGTGGAAGCGCGCCACGAGCTTGTGAGTTACCACGAGCGGCTGGAGATGGATCCGGAACGGATTGCTCAGATCGAGGCGCGCTTCGACCAGCTTCAACAGCTCCGTCGCAAATATGGCGCCACCGTGGAAGATATCCTGGCTTATGCGGAGGCCGCGGAAGCGCAATTGAGCGGCGCGGAGGATCAAACTGCACGCATGGCCGAACTGGAACGCCGTGTTGAGGAACTCAACGCGCTCATGGCGGAGCAGTGCACGCACCTTTCTCGTGTTCGTAGCGAGGGCGCCCGGCGCTTTGAGGCAGCCGTGATGGAAGAACTCATGGGCCTAAGTATGGCTGGCGTCCGTTTTCAGGCAGAGCTGCACCCCTCGTCGCCCGGGGCCAATGGCGCCGACACCGTGGAATTTCTGATTTCAGCCAATCCGGGCGAGCCGGCCAGGCCACTTGTGCGGATCGCGTCCGGCGGAGAAATATCGCGGGTGATGCTTGGCATCAAGTGTGCCCTGGCGCGGAATGAACCGATGCCCTCTATGGTTTTCGACGAGGTGGACGCCGGTATCGGTGGCCAAACCGCCAATGCGGTTGCCCACCGTCTCTCATCCCTTGCCGAAAGCGCGCAGATACTCTGCATCACCCATCTGGCTCAGATTGCCAGTCGGGCGGGCCACCACTTCGCCATCGTAAAGACGGAATCCGGTGGGCGCATCACCACGTCGCTGAATCCGCTGGATGGCGAGGATCGGGTCGTGGAAATCGCACGCATGATTGGTGGCGCGGAGCAGAGCGCAGCGGCGCTCATGCACGCTCGTGAGATGCTGCGCACACCGTCGCGATCCGACGACCACACGGGTATGAAGGGCCCAGCCTAG
- a CDS encoding rhamnulokinase encodes MAEQKYLAFDIGAESGRALVGAFDGDRLTLDEAHRFANGGQQQGDWLVWDAPALFAALKAGLTKAAHTYGSAIASLGIDTWGVDFGLVGRDGALLAPARHYRDAGNEGMPEAAFEIVPRAELFATTGIQFLQFNSLFQLLYLKQRRPELLAQTHRLLMMPDLLAYWFTGESGAERTIASTTQMVDAATGDWARGLLERLGLPTAILPEICPSGAVRGSLTRAVTEETGADALRYVAPAEHDTGSAVVAVPMDCEDSVWISSGTWSLMGVELEAPRISPETLRSNFTNEAGVFGTTRLLKNIMGLWLLQQCRASWRRTGQEYSYSDLVAQATAAPAFGAVLEPDDSGFLAPTDMPGAIQEFCRRTGQPQPMSIGAISRCCFESLALRYRWTLERLEEFCGRRFTTIHIVGGGSQNELLCRMTASATNRRVAAGPVEATAIGNVLVQAIGLGHIGSLADARAVVRRSFSVTEYLPGAETAQWDELYARYTAMRSAIGKAD; translated from the coding sequence TTGGCCGAACAGAAATACCTTGCCTTTGATATCGGAGCCGAAAGTGGCCGCGCATTGGTCGGCGCGTTTGACGGCGATCGCTTGACTCTGGACGAAGCGCATCGGTTCGCCAACGGCGGTCAACAGCAGGGCGATTGGCTGGTTTGGGACGCGCCGGCGTTGTTTGCCGCGCTGAAAGCTGGTCTGACAAAGGCCGCGCACACGTATGGATCGGCGATCGCCTCGTTGGGTATCGACACGTGGGGTGTGGATTTCGGGCTTGTCGGGCGGGATGGCGCGCTCCTGGCGCCGGCACGCCACTATCGTGATGCCGGTAACGAGGGAATGCCGGAGGCGGCATTTGAGATTGTGCCGCGTGCCGAACTCTTCGCGACTACCGGTATCCAATTCCTTCAGTTCAACTCTCTGTTTCAGCTTCTGTACCTTAAGCAGCGCCGCCCCGAACTGTTGGCGCAAACGCACCGGCTCCTGATGATGCCGGATTTGCTCGCTTACTGGTTTACGGGAGAATCCGGAGCGGAACGGACCATAGCAAGCACCACGCAGATGGTGGATGCGGCAACTGGAGATTGGGCGCGCGGACTGCTGGAGCGGCTCGGCCTGCCCACTGCGATTCTACCGGAGATTTGTCCCTCCGGCGCCGTTCGCGGAAGCCTGACCCGTGCGGTTACGGAAGAGACCGGCGCCGACGCCCTTCGCTATGTTGCCCCGGCGGAGCACGACACCGGATCTGCCGTAGTAGCCGTGCCCATGGATTGCGAGGACTCTGTGTGGATCAGTTCCGGTACGTGGTCGCTGATGGGTGTGGAGCTGGAAGCGCCGAGGATTTCGCCAGAGACCTTGCGCAGCAACTTTACCAACGAGGCCGGCGTGTTCGGCACCACCCGCCTGCTTAAGAATATCATGGGATTGTGGCTGCTGCAGCAGTGTCGGGCCAGTTGGCGGCGTACCGGGCAGGAGTACTCGTACAGCGACCTGGTGGCGCAGGCGACCGCGGCGCCTGCGTTCGGCGCGGTTCTTGAGCCGGACGACTCCGGCTTTCTTGCCCCAACCGATATGCCTGGCGCTATCCAGGAGTTCTGCCGTCGCACCGGCCAGCCGCAGCCGATGTCCATAGGCGCAATCTCGCGCTGCTGCTTCGAGAGCCTTGCGCTGCGATATCGCTGGACTCTGGAACGGCTGGAGGAATTCTGCGGGCGCCGCTTCACCACGATCCACATCGTGGGCGGAGGCTCTCAGAACGAACTGCTGTGCCGAATGACGGCATCCGCGACCAACCGACGAGTAGCGGCCGGACCGGTGGAAGCCACAGCCATTGGCAACGTCCTGGTCCAGGCAATCGGCCTGGGGCACATTGGCAGTCTGGCAGATGCCAGGGCGGTGGTGCGCCGGTCGTTTTCCGTAACGGAGTATCTGCCCGGAGCCGAGACGGCGCAGTGGGACGAGCTGTACGCTCGCTACACGGCCATGCGGTCTGCGATTGGCAAGGCGGACTAG